The following coding sequences are from one Ornithorhynchus anatinus isolate Pmale09 chromosome 11, mOrnAna1.pri.v4, whole genome shotgun sequence window:
- the LOC100091742 gene encoding keratin, type I cytoskeletal 10 translates to MSYRLGSTKDFSSSRSGGGGRSSVKVSSSRGSSSVGGGFSLGGGSAGGSYCYGGSSGGGFCSGGFGGGSGGGFGGGMLGGGGYGGGLCGGFGGGSYGGGGFGGGGYGGSFGGGSCGGGGFGGGFGGGDGGLLSGNEKVTMQNLNDRLASYLGKVRELEESNFELERKIKEWYEKYGSSTQREPRDYSRYYQVIEDLKNQIITLTTDNASVLLQNDNARLAADDFRLKYENEVALRQSVEADINGLRRVLDELTLTKADLEMQLESLSEELAYLKKNHEEEMRDLQNVTTGDVNVEMNAAPGVDLTELLNGMRAQYEQLAEQNRRDAEAWFNEKSKELTTEINASVEQMSGHKSEITELRRTLQALEIELQSQLALKQSLEASLAETEGRYCVQLSQIQVQITSLEEQLQQIRAETECQNAEYQQLLDIKTRLENEIQTYRSLLEGEGGSSGGGYGGRGGGSGGNYGGSSGGGSSPGGGYSGGSGGGQQGNSGFKVSSSGSRSSGGGSTGESTTKGPGTRF, encoded by the exons ATGTCTTACCGTCTGGGTTCCACCAAGGACTTTTCCTCCTCccgcagtggaggaggaggaagatcttCCGTCAAAGTCTCCAGCAGCAGAGGGTCTAGCTCCGTCGGAGGAGGATTTAGCTTAGGCGGAGGGTCCGCGGGTGGATCGTACTGCTACGGCGGAAGTTCCGGGGGTGGCTTCTGTAGCGGGGGCTTTGGAGGGGGATCCGGCGGGGGCTTCGGAGGGGGAATGTTAGGAGGAGGCGGCTACGGCGGCGGGCTCTGCGGGGGCTTCGGCGGGGGCAGCTACGGAGGAGGCGGCTTCGGCGGCGGCGGCTACGGAGGGAGCTTCGGCGGTGGAAGTTGCGGTGGGGGCGGCTTCGGTGGCGGATTCGGCGGGGGCGACGGTGGCCTTCTCTCCGGCAACGAGAAGGTGACCATGCAGAACCTAAACGACCGCCTGGCCTCCTACCTGGGAAAGGTCCGGGAGCTGGAGGAGTCCAATTTTGAGCTGGAGCGGAAAATTAAGGAATGGTATGAGAAATACGGTTCTTCTACTCAGAGAGAACCCCGTGACTACAGTAGATATTACCAAGTCATTGAAGATCTTAAAAACCAG ATCATTACTCTAACTACCGACAATGCCAGCGTCCTGCTCCAGAATGACAATGCCAGGCTGGCCGCCGATGACTTCCGACTGAA GTATGAAAATGAAGTGGCCCTGCGCCAGAGCGTGGAGGCCGACATCAACGGACTGCGTCGGGTGCTGGACGAGCTGACCCTGACCAAGGCTGACCTGGAGATGCAGCTCGAGAGCCTGAGTGAGGAACTGGCCTACCTCAAGAAGAACCACGAGGAG GAAATGAGGGACTTGCAGAACGTAACCACAGGCGACGTGAACGTGGAGATGAACGCCGCCCCGGGGGTCGACCTGACCGAGCTGCTGAACGGCATGAGAGCCCAGTACGAGCAACTGGCCGAGCAGAACCGCAGAGACGCCGAAGCCTGGTTCAACGAGAAG AGCAAGGAGCTGACCACCGAGATCAATGCTAGCGTGGAGCAGATGTCTGGCCACAAGTCGGAGATCACTGAATTGAGACGCACCCTTCAGGCCCTGGAGATCGAACTACAGTCCCAGCTGGCCCTG AAACAATCCCTGGAAGCCTCCCTGGCAGAGACGGAAGGTCGCTACTGTGTGCAGCTGTCCCAGATTCAGGTCCAGATCACCTCTCTGGAGGAACAATTACAGCAGATCCGAGCCGAAACCGAATGCCAGAACGCAGAATACCAACAACTCCTGGATATCAAGACCCGGCTGGAGAATGAAATTCAGACCTACCGTAGCCTgctagaaggagaaggagg CTCTAGCGGAGGTGGATACGGTGGGCGAGGCGGGGGCTCGGGCGGAAACTACGGAGGCAGCTCTGGAGGAGGAAGCAGTCCCGGCGGAGGATACTCGGGCGGCTCTGGAGGCGGCCAACAGGGCAACTCAGGATTCAAAGTTTCTAGCTCAGGATCCCGAAGCTCTGGAGGTGGGAGCACCGGAGAATCAACAACCAAGGGCCCTGGAACAAG GTTCTAA
- the LOC100091750 gene encoding keratin, type I cytoskeletal 10-like encodes MQNLNDRLASYLDKVDELGQANKALETKIKEWYEKFGQGAVNAPARDYSKYYSVIEGLKTQITQVAQDHATVVLQIDNARLTADDFRLKFESEAALVQSVEVDIAGLRRVLEELTLTKTDLDLRTESLTEELAYLKKNHEEEIKSDSKTAPGDVSVEIDAAPGIDLTLLLNRMREQYESLAEQNRQEAEARFTERSEELSVQISTSVEETSTNKSEMAELRRTLQTLELELKSQIPLKQSLESSLAETEGNFCAQLSQIQVLVGSLETQVQQIREETECQNAEYEQLLDIKIRLESEIETYRQLLDREGR; translated from the exons ATGCAGAATCTGAATGACCGCCTGGCTTCCTACCTGGACAAGGTGGATGAACTGGGGCAAGCCAACAAAGCGCTCGAAACCAAAATCAAAGAATGGTATGAAAAATTCGGACAGGGAGCGGTGAACGCCCCGGCCCGGGACTACAGCAAGTATTACAGCGTCATTGAAGGCCTTAAAACTCAG ATCACCCAAGTCGCGCAAGACCACGCCACTGTCGTGCTGCAGATCGACAATGCCAGGCTGACGGCTGATGACTTCAGACTGAA GTTCGAGAGCGAAGCCGCCCTTGTCCAGAGCGTGGAGGTGGATATCGCCGGCCTACGCAGGGTCCTGGAGGAGTTGACCCTGACCAAGACTGACCTGGACCTGCGGACGGAAAGCCTCACGGAGGAGCTGGCCTACCTCAAGAAGAACCACGAGGAG GAAATCAAGAGCGATTCCAAGACCGCGCCGGGGGACGTCAGCGTGGAAATCGACGCGGCCCCGGGAATCGACCTGACCCTGCTGCTGAACAGGATGCGAGAGCAGTACGAATCCCTCGCCGAGCAGAATCGCCAAGAGGCCGAAGCCCGCTTCACCGAGCGG AGCGAAGAACTGAGCGTGCAGATCTCCACGAGTGTCGAAGAGACGAGCACCAACAAGAGTGAGATGGCCGAACTGAGACGCACTCTTCAGACCCTGGAGCTCGAGCTCAAGTCCCAGATACCTCTG AAACAATCGCTCGAGTCCAGCCTGGCAGAGACTGAAGGGAACTTCTGTGCACAACTCTCCCAAATACAAGTGCTCGTCGGCAGCCTGGAAACCCAAGTGCAACAGATTCGGGAAGAAACCGAGTGCCAGAACGCGGAATATGAACAACTCCTGGACATCAAGATCCGCTTGGAGAGTGAGATCGAGACTTACCGCCAGCTCCTGGATAGAGAGGGAAGGTAG